CAGCTGACCAAAAGCTTCAATTAAGCGGACCAGGTTTTTGCGCGGCTGAAGAGTTCCCAGATAGAAAAAATACTTATCCTTCCTGGCCGGTTTTACTTTTTCATTAAAGCGAGCCTGATCATACCCTAGATGGGTAACCACAATTTTCTCCGGCGGCAGGTGGTAAAGCTGGACAAGGTCGCCTTTGGTCGCTTCGGAAATGGCGATAACTTTTTTAGCCTGCATCGCCGAAAGCCGCGTCCAGTACTTAAGTTGGTACAAATCTTTTTTCTTGAAGTACTGGGGGAATTTTTCAAAAGCCAGGTCCATCACGGAAATCACTGACGGACACGATAGATATAGCGGGGCATAGTGTGTCGGAGTAAAGAGAACATCCGGAGGATTAGCTAGTAACCTCTTTTGTAAACCCGTCAGCGTCCAGAGGTTTTTGGGCCCAAAAACCTCATAAGGCAAATCCGGCATCTCCGGCAAGGGCGGATTTTCTAAATACACTTGGAATTTGGTGCTTGGAGTTTGGAATTTTACGAACTGCTTAAGCAGTTCGTAAGCATACTGCCCCACCCCGACCCGGTGGGAGACATTGGCTTCGTTGCCGTTTATGCCAATAGTCATATTTCTTTAATTCTACAACTTAAAACTTTCCAATCGGACCGGTATTTTTCAGAATTATCCAGTGGGTTCGAGACAAGAATTCCAGTCCAACAATTGTCAACCATAAGTATACCGGCAGAACCGTGGCTCTCAGCCAACTTTCGCTAACTATTTCTCCCACAAAAAGCGCCGGACCAAAAAGTGCCATCGTCAGATAATAGGACGACATGTGATTGGGCAAAAAA
The Patescibacteria group bacterium genome window above contains:
- a CDS encoding glycosyltransferase family 4 protein, which translates into the protein MTIGINGNEANVSHRVGVGQYAYELLKQFVKFQTPSTKFQVYLENPPLPEMPDLPYEVFGPKNLWTLTGLQKRLLANPPDVLFTPTHYAPLYLSCPSVISVMDLAFEKFPQYFKKKDLYQLKYWTRLSAMQAKKVIAISEATKGDLVQLYHLPPEKIVVTHLGYDQARFNEKVKPARKDKYFFYLGTLQPRKNLVRLIEAFGQLEDKDIKLVIGGMKNEGRGGWMYQDVFEIASKLGDRVEFTGYIPDTEVAGLMKGAAAYVLPSLYEGFGIPAVEAMATGVPVVVSRVSSLPEVCGECTIYIENPYEVESIRSALEKVLEMGDSERKNQIKAGLKLVKRYNWEDTAKQTLEVLKNV